From Salmo salar chromosome ssa21, Ssal_v3.1, whole genome shotgun sequence:
TGGCTGCACTCCCTGGTGGGCTGCCTGCCACCCCTCTTCGGCTGGTCCTCCTTCGAGTTCGACCGCTTCAAGTGGACATGCGTGGCGGCCTGGCACCGCACCCCTGCCTACACCGCCTTCTGGGTCACCTGGTGCAGCCTGCCGCCGCTGCTCGCCATGTTGGCCTGCTACGGCGTAATCTTCCGCGTGGCACGCCTCAAAGCCCGCAAGGTGCATTGTGGGACGACGGTCGCGTCTTCAGAGGAAACGTCATCGGGTGCTCAGAGGAACGACCAGCGTAAAAACTCATCTACGTCCACGTCGTCCAACGGAAGCCGGTGGAGTTTAGTGTATGCTGGGAGCCAGTGCAAGGCTTTCGTCACCATTATGGTGGTGATCGGGACCTTCCTGGTGACCTGGGGCCCCTACGTGGGGGTGGTGTGTACAGAGGCCCTGTGGGGTCAGGGCAGCGTGTCCCAGGGCCTGGAGACCCTGGTGGCCTGGCTGTCCTTCTGCAGCGCCGTCTGCCACCCGCTCATCTACGGCCTGTGGAACAAGACTGTGCGCAAGGAACTGCTGGGCATGTGCTTCGGGGATCGCTACTACCGCGTGGAGTCGTTCGCCACACGCCACCGCACGTCACGCCTCTTCAGCATCTCCAACCGCATCACAGGTGAGCACGGGGAGGGGGCTGTAGCTGTTAGATTGAGGCTGAGGATGGATGAGGTTTTGAACTAGCTTTGTGTGCTGAAAATCAGCACAACCTTACTGGTGCAACATAAAAtcttgttctgttgtgttgtatgGCTGACCCTGCTGTTGTGTTAATAGTTAAGTTGActgtgttacattgtgttgtatgtagggctgtgacggtcattaCGTATGggcattcccattcaagtcaatgatggcataatgggtggactggctgCTATTGCGAGTGTACCGATAAGAGTAAAGCAGGAAGTATACCCAtcaatacagtggggcaaaaaagtatttagtcagccaccaattgtgcaagttctcccacttaaaaagatgagagagacctgtaattttcatcataggtacacgtcaactatgacaaacaaaattagaaaaaaaatccagaaaatcacattgtaggattattaatgaatttatttgcaaattatggtggaaaataagtatttggtcacctacaaacaagcaagatttctggctctcacagacctgtaacttcttctttaagaggctcctctgtcctccactcgttacctgtattaatggcacctgtttgaacttgttatcagtataaaagacacctgtccacaacctcaaacagtcacactccaaactccactatggccaagaccaaagagctgtcaaaggacaccagaaacaaaattgtagacctgcaccaggctgggaagactgaatctgcaataggtaagcagcttggtttgaagaaatcaactgtgggagcaattattaggaaatggaagacatacaagaccactgataatctccctcgttctggggctccacgcaagatctcaccccgtggggtcaaaatgatcacaagaacagtgagcaaaaatcccagaaccacacagggggacctagtgaatgacctgcagagagctgggaccaaagtaacaaagcctaccatcagtaacacactacgccgccagggactcaaatcctgcagtgccagacgtgtccccctgcttaagccagtacatgtccaggcccgtctgaagtttgctagagagcatttggatgatccagaagaggattgggagaatgtcatatggtcagatgaaaccaaaatataactttttggtaaaaactcaactcgtcgtgtttggaggacaaagaatgctgagttgcatccaaagaacaccatacctactgtgaagcatgggggtggaaacatcatgctttggggctgtttttctgcaaagggaccaggacgactgatacgtgtaaaggaaagaatgaatggggccatgtatcgtgagattttcagtgaaaacctccttccatcagcaagggcattgaagatgaaacgtggctgggtctttcagcatgacaatgatcccaaacacaccgcccgggcaacgaaggagtggcttcgtaagaagcatttcaaggtcctggagtggcctagccagtctccagatctcaaccccatagaaaatctttggagggagttgaaagtccgtgttgcccagcgacagccccaaaacatcactgctctagaggagatctacatggaggaatgggccaaaataccagcaacagtgtatgaaaaccttgtgaagacttacagaaaacgtttgacctgtgtcattgccaacaaagggtatataacaaagtattgagatcaacttttgttattgaccaaatacttattttcaaccataatttgtaaataaattcataaaagatcctacaatgtgattttctggattttctttcctcattttgtctgtcatagttaaagtgtacctatgatgaaaattacaggcctctctcatctttttaagtgggagaacttgcacaattggtggctgactaaatacttttttgccccactgtatgtgctgtgatttgttgattcaactgAACATCATTTGAATTAACATTCTgcattaccatggaaattattgcgtcgcaataccaggcagccattgtgaGGGTAAACTACCAGTCAAATGGCCAGGGCTAGAGGTTCCAAGCcgttctattcattatatttctatgtgtgcTGCTGCAGGGAAGGGGCTTTGCCTAGGCAACCGAAAACTCCTTGCTTATTTCAGtaaggagaaaaaaaatgttgaaTCACGTTGGTAAGATTCCATGTTACCGCAGAAAGTGACACTAATGCATGAATGGGCGTCTGTCCCGTCTTCACTCAACCAATTGTGGAACAAACACCTATgacggttattttattttcatcacTGTCTTCATCCGTAACCGTTGGTTATACGATTATACATAATTGTTCCAGCCCTAATTGTATGGCGTTGTATATTTGACCCTGCTGTTGTGTTTCTTCCTGCAGACCTGGGCATGTCCCCTCACCTGACGGCCATGTTGGTGGGAGGAGGGCAGCTTCTGGCCCCCGGCAGCAGCACTGGAGACACTGGCTTCAGTTTCACTCAGGACTCATGTGAGTGGCGCACACAGGAAGATggcaaagacacgacactgtttCCATAAGACGATTCAAACAAGGCCTTTAAGTCCTAGTCGAAATGCAGTGTCTGAACGTACTGAACAGTACAGATATAGCTGGGGCATATTCATTGTGGAAACGGTTTACCGTTTAAGAACCAAACGGGGTCCCTCCCTTTTTCATTTGCTTCCATTGAATAAATGTTTTGAAACATAATGAATACGCCCCTGGTCTTCCAGGACCTTTTAAAACTGCCCCCATAGGGCTTCATTGCTGATAAATATTCTCTGTTCTGttgtatcatcatcatcatcatccctcaGCTGTGTTCTGATCAGCCCAGATTCCTAGTTTGTGGCTCATGTCTTGGCAGAGGGTAGATGGTAGGGTGTGTACTGTATTATCATGTGTAATCATCTGTCGTGTGTGTGATGCTCCTCATTGGTGCAGACTCAACAGGCGTCATCACAGGCATTcacacactttttttttctcacattttacattttttgtcatttagcagacactcttatagaGGCGGTCTTattattttcatacttttttccttatactggtcccccttgggaatcgaaccgccatgttctaccaactgagttacctGATTTAATACTATTTTGAGTCGTTCGGATTCATTTAGAGAAGACGCACATTGTAAGTACAATAGGATTTATTTTCTTTAGTGTCTGTCTGCTGTGCATCTTTTGGTTCCTTAATCTCTCGACCCCCCCCGTTCCCCATACAGGTACAGACGTCATGCTGCTTGACACCTTCTCCACAGATGGCTCTTCCCACATTGGAAGCGTGGCCGTAAAGAGGCGGAGCTCGGTCACCTTTGAAGACGAACAACAGCAGAATTCCAAAGGTACCTGTCCGTTTTCACTCGAGAATGAAATGTTTGGGGGGTTGCTGCAGTTCGAACAATATTGTGCTTATTTCCCTCGCGGCAGTCAAGCAATTGTATTCCGCCAAGAGTCAAAGTAGTACGGTGGCGGTCGCATCTAGACCTCGATTCAAAGCTATCAATAAATAATTTTATGGGGAGCTTTGCGTTCGCATTGTCCTAAACAAGGGACCACCTCTCTAGATGTTCTCAGTTCGATTCGCTTTGGGGGCTCTTTTGAGGGGTCTGAGTTCCTTTGGAGTGTTCACACTGCGCAAAAAATTAAGCGTTAATTGAGTTCACAAAAATAGGCTTAAAGGGACAGCtccaatttacattttagtcattttagcagacgctcttatccagagcgacttacagtagtgaatgcatacatttcatttcatgcattttttttcctTCTACATACtgtccccctgtgggaatcgaacccacaaccctggcgttgcaaacaccatgctctaccaactgagccacagggaagatgccaaTAAGGCCCCTATGGTGAACGAGAGGCTTGTAGAATCATGATTCTTTCAAGTTTTTAGGTCGCTGGTAGGGGATCCTGTGTGCTTTGGGCATTACTgaatcaattttttttaaatgtatttatttcaccgttatttaaccaggtaggccagttgagaacaagttctaatttacaactgtgacctggccaagatagagcaaagcagtgcgacacaaacaacacagagttacacatgggataaacaaacatacaatcaataacacaatagaaaagtctatatacagtgtgtgcaaatgtagtaaggcaataaataggccatagtggcgaaataattacaatttagcaatttaacactg
This genomic window contains:
- the gpr161b gene encoding G-protein coupled receptor 161, which produces MNASGNVSTVGNATAAWDAGGGPVVLESVFIVTIALLACLGNFLIVATLYRRPYLLTPSNKFVFSLTLSNLLLSVLVLPFVAVSSARREWVFGVVWCNFTALIYLLISSASMLTLGAIAIDRYYAVLYPMIYPMKITGNRAVVAIAYVWLHSLVGCLPPLFGWSSFEFDRFKWTCVAAWHRTPAYTAFWVTWCSLPPLLAMLACYGVIFRVARLKARKVHCGTTVASSEETSSGAQRNDQRKNSSTSTSSNGSRWSLVYAGSQCKAFVTIMVVIGTFLVTWGPYVGVVCTEALWGQGSVSQGLETLVAWLSFCSAVCHPLIYGLWNKTVRKELLGMCFGDRYYRVESFATRHRTSRLFSISNRITDLGMSPHLTAMLVGGGQLLAPGSSTGDTGFSFTQDSCTDVMLLDTFSTDGSSHIGSVAVKRRSSVTFEDEQQQNSKAAESTTIPSTVQVQVEIHKSLDTFASCLARAIESDAKLTLFGEDTPLSGVLFAAAARGAQRPRYLDGQRLRLESIDEGIVKDDREDQERENA